From the Gaiellales bacterium genome, one window contains:
- a CDS encoding alkaline phosphatase family protein, which produces MPTDLTGRAVVLGLDGATWDLLVPLAERGVMPNLQRALQQGRHGRLQSCLPPYSSPAWMSISTGKNPGSHGIFDFWEAGLPGERRLVSSRSAKGRKLWELVDDAGKVSHVLAVPVSYPPTQLEHGTFTCGMFTPGEGVDYTWPPALKAELKALPGGYRADPYADGLQGPAFIEQTHEVIRQQEVATTHLLERGDWDLLFTVIQAPDPIQHKFWNVLDPTDPRYDAEKAAKHLPALEESYRRCDEVIGDRMAMAERGAFVMIVSDHGFGRYEKNFYLNKVLEERGLLFRERSAKKVASRRLSTRRVIDGVRKLDVFGLEGRVPHRFREKLARGIDSALAVPIDMQRTLAYAAARSAESVFIADHVPASERDEVARRVIEALEAARDPDTGEPIIDRALRREDVYDGSELHRIPDILIDFGERPYVASDRLAASAIVERLPGSGGGGRHRRYGILLALGPGIAAGTVDGANIVDLAPTALHAMGLPVPDDMDGRVLTELFSDGREVQRSAGASGETSEVVYTPEEEAAIQASLENLGYM; this is translated from the coding sequence ATGCCGACCGATCTGACAGGCCGCGCGGTCGTGCTCGGGCTCGACGGCGCAACGTGGGATCTGCTCGTTCCCCTGGCCGAGCGCGGCGTCATGCCCAACCTCCAGCGCGCGCTCCAGCAGGGGCGCCACGGCCGCCTCCAGTCGTGTCTGCCGCCGTACAGCTCGCCGGCCTGGATGTCCATCTCCACCGGCAAGAACCCGGGAAGCCATGGCATCTTCGACTTCTGGGAGGCCGGCCTGCCGGGCGAGCGCCGCCTCGTCTCGTCCCGCTCGGCCAAGGGCAGGAAGCTCTGGGAGCTTGTGGACGATGCCGGCAAGGTGTCGCACGTCCTGGCGGTGCCGGTGTCCTACCCGCCGACGCAGCTCGAGCACGGGACGTTCACCTGCGGGATGTTCACGCCCGGGGAGGGCGTCGACTACACCTGGCCGCCGGCGTTGAAGGCGGAGCTCAAGGCGCTGCCGGGCGGCTACCGGGCCGACCCGTACGCGGACGGGCTGCAGGGCCCGGCGTTCATCGAGCAGACGCACGAGGTGATCCGCCAGCAGGAGGTGGCGACGACCCACCTGCTGGAGCGGGGTGACTGGGATCTCCTGTTCACCGTCATCCAGGCGCCGGATCCCATCCAGCACAAGTTCTGGAACGTCCTCGATCCGACCGACCCGCGCTACGACGCCGAGAAGGCCGCGAAGCACCTGCCCGCGCTGGAGGAGTCGTACCGGCGCTGCGACGAGGTGATCGGCGACCGCATGGCGATGGCCGAGCGCGGGGCGTTCGTCATGATCGTCAGCGACCATGGCTTCGGGCGCTACGAGAAGAACTTCTACCTGAACAAGGTGCTCGAGGAGCGCGGGCTGCTCTTCCGCGAGCGGAGCGCGAAGAAGGTGGCGTCGCGACGCCTGTCGACGCGACGGGTGATCGACGGCGTCCGCAAGCTGGACGTCTTCGGCCTCGAGGGTCGGGTGCCCCACCGGTTCCGGGAGAAGCTGGCGCGCGGCATCGACTCGGCGCTGGCCGTGCCGATCGACATGCAGCGGACGCTCGCCTACGCGGCCGCCCGGTCGGCCGAGAGCGTCTTCATCGCAGACCACGTGCCGGCCTCCGAGCGCGACGAGGTGGCCCGCAGGGTGATCGAGGCGCTCGAGGCGGCGCGCGATCCCGACACGGGGGAGCCGATCATCGACCGCGCCCTGCGGCGCGAGGACGTCTACGACGGCAGCGAGCTGCATCGCATCCCGGACATCCTGATCGACTTCGGTGAGCGCCCGTACGTCGCCTCCGACCGGCTGGCTGCGAGCGCGATCGTCGAGCGGCTGCCCGGCTCGGGCGGCGGCGGGCGGCACCGGCGCTACGGCATCCTGCTGGCGCTGGGGCCGGGCATCGCGGCAGGGACGGTCGACGGCGCGAACATCGTCGATCTCGCACCCACGGCGCTGCACGCCATGGGGCTGCCCGTGCCGGACGACATGGACGGCCGCGTGCTGACCGAGCTGTTCTCGGACGGGCGCGAGGTGCAGAGAAGCGCGGGCGCGTCAGGCGAAACCTCCGAGGTCGTGTACACGCCGGAGGAAGAGGCCGCGATCCA